The following is a genomic window from Neoarius graeffei isolate fNeoGra1 chromosome 16, fNeoGra1.pri, whole genome shotgun sequence.
gcacgcagtgcttcaccactgaacagcgagggaaagttaatgaggtaattatacacgtctgggtattccgctggtagttccatatccactgacatggtcgtgaaaactccgtccggtaagccataagggtcactaatctgtagatcgtttattttagacatatatctagttatctgttcattagaaaaatgagccgtgtagtccgtcggttgaaactgatccattctgtacacgagtgcagcagtattcagcggtgttttttaccgacaagatggcggctgtgtactttccggtcacgtgactgcaagatctctatagtttcCTTACTATGGCATTgtctatttacaatatttacaattatATACAGTTTCAATATTCTTAGCATGacttctttagtttgagctttttggccagaGCCACAAGCTTATCAGTTCTTTCCTTCTTTCCATGCTTGCTATCTACCAGGGCTAGCGTAACTTTATTATCCAACCAGTCCCATCTGAACTTATTCTTCACACTCGCATCTATTTCACGCACCTTagcttcatctcgcttgtcaattgtattcggcattttgacgtTTAAACATATTATGAACACAATAACTATCGAAATGTATAACACAAGCAAATTTGGAAGTCACAGTGAAATAGCGGGAAAGTTTTCACTGTGATGAATGTTGGTTGGCTGTTATATCCttaacatcgatgttttgaccaatcatAAAAGCAGATAAGTTTTACTTCACATACAAGCTATCGTTAAACAAGATTGTGCGGGAATCAAAATGGAGGCATTCGAATAGAAATGTAAACACTGGTCTACATCTATTGACTGACGAGTTCAGTCTCAGTCACCAGGATAAACTAACCCTACCCTCCtcccaataaataaaaaaattctctCAACGGATTTGCAATAATATAAAAAAATAGAATGAGTCCAAAAAAGCGGAAAAATCTCATCCCTGATAAATGATTTAATTTCATCTCCAGTATACTGCAGTAGACTGCTAAAACAACAATAACTATGCCCAAATATTTACAGACCTGATTGTCAATAATGTTCCAAATGAAAATGACTGTCTTGGATTACATATATTTACTTGTGTATATATAAACACTGacactacagtgctcagcgtaaatgagtgcaccccctttgaaaagtaacattttaaacaatagctCAATGAACACCaagaatttccaaaatgttgacaagacaaagtttaatataacatctgtttaacttataatgtgaaagtaaggttaataatataacttagattacacatttttcagttttactcacatTAGGGTggtgcataaatgagtacaccccacaacaaaaactactacatctagcactttgtatggcctccatgatttttaatgacagcaccaagtcttctaggcatggaatgaacaagttgacaacattttgcaacatcaatctttttccattcttcagcaatgacctcgtttagtgactggatgctggatggagagtgatgctcaacttgtctcttcagaattccccataggtgttcgattgggttcagatcaggagacatacttggccactgaatcactttcaccctgttcttcttcagaaatccaacagtggccttagatgtgtgtttagtcatgatggaaaagtgcacgacaaccaagggcacagagtgatggtagcatcttctctttcagtatagagcaatacatctgtgaattcatgatgccattagTGAaacgcagctccccgacaccagcagcactcatgcagccccacataaggacgctgccaccaccatgtttcactgtaggcaccatgcatttttctttgtattcctcacctttgcgacgccatacagttttgaagccatcagttccaaaaacatttatcttggtctcatcactccagagtagagTCCCAgtggtcttcatctttgtcagcatgggccctggcaaactctaggtgggcttttttgtgcctgggctttaggagaggcttctttcgtggacggcatccatgcatgccattcctctgcagtgtacgccgtattgtgttatGGGAAAAAGTCACCCCagcttggctttctacttctttagataactgcagtgaacttgcatgccgattttcttcaacccttctcatcagaagacgctcctgtcgaggtgttaacttccgtggacaacctggacgtctctgtgagatggttgcagttccatctttcttaaatttttgtaccacttttgctacagtattctgactgataaataaagctttgctgatcttgtagccttcacctttgtggtgtaaagaaattattttctttggggaattctgaagaggcaagttgagcatcactctccatccagcatccagtcactaaaagaggtcattgttgaagaatggaaaaagattgatgttgcaaaatgtcgccaacttgttcattccatgcctagaagacttggtgccgtcattaaaaatcatggaggccatacaaagtactagatgtagtagtttttgttgtggggtgtactcatttttgcaccaccctaatttgagtaaaactgaaaaatgtgcaatccaagttatattattaaccttactttcacgttataagttaaacagatgttatattaaactttgtcttgtcaacattttggaaattcttGGTGCTCATTGagctattgtttaaaatgttacttttcaaagggggtggactcatttacgctgagcgctgTAGGTACATGACCATGACGAGCCAGATCACTGAAACAGAACATCACCTGATCAAAAAGCTGATGCTGAGCCAAGTATCCTGTAGGAGCCTCGCCCTGTAAACAAACACACCCACGCAGAAACAGCTTTAGAACCAGCCAGAGTGACTTTACACCTAAACACGATCATGGCATATAAACAGTTATAATCGTACTTGGCTCAGAATGTAACGGTCAATGAACTCATTCACTGTCAGGAGCTGCTGTGACCACTCTTCATCAGTGTACCTGGATCCCAGCTCGACAGGAACAGTCCGGCAGCCTGCTACTACTCGCAGGTACTCTACACTTGTACAGAAGTGGAGACAAAACAGTTCATAACACTCAGAATGACTTCTTTAACAACACAGAGTCACACAAACATTTCCAAAGAGCTGTTAGTGGTTTTCATATGATTTCCTGTGTAGTACAACATACACAACAGCTGATACAGACGATATGTGTGAGGTAGAGCGAGTATTTGAAAATAACGGGCCCTTATTTATCAAGCTGCATGTGAATGATTTACACATTTTACACAAGAAACTGGTCATTCATGGAAATCTAATAATTACGGAAAAAACATTTGTATTCTACTCGTGCTCCTGAGTGTAAATGCATTAAAGATGAACTCATGTAAACCTCGACTTCACTGATTTCAGTTTATATAATctgcatgggggcggcacggtggtgtagtggttagcgctgttgcctcacagcaagaaggtccgggttcgagccccgtggctggcaagggtctttctgtgcggagtttgcatgttctccccgtgtccgcgtgggtttcctccgggtgctccggtttcctccacagtccaaagacatgcaggttaggttaactggtgactctaaattgaccgtaggtgtgaatgtgaatggttgtctgtgtctatgtgtcagccctgtgatgacctggcgacttgtccagggtgtaccccgcctttcgcccgtagtcagctgggataggctccagcttgcctgcgaccctgtagaacaggataaagtggctagagataatgagatgaatgagatgagataatctacaTGGATTACTGCACTTTTAGACCTGGAATATACTGCAAAGTTTAAACTGCTTATTTTTATAACGTTTACAGCAATTaagcagatgcccttatccagagcaacttacagAAGAGCTTTGGCATCTCTATCAAAAACACATCCTCGTGCTAGTTCACTATATCAGgagattaaaggtagactgcctttcagatttttcaagcagcataaactgctgaaaaagttcatggtgACACCTTTGTGTGttatccagcattaactttttcagcagtttgtgctacagtagctcttctgtgggattggaccatatagacTAGCCTTCGTgcgccatgtgaatcaatgagccatcacaatttggcccttgtcaaagtcactcagatccttacacttgcccgtttttcctgcttccaacacatcaacttggagaactgactgttctcttgctgccttatactaatatatcccaccccttgacaggtgccattttaACAACATAACCAACGTTCTTCACCTCACCTGTCAGTTGCCATAACGTTATGGCTGAGAGGTGTATATACACTATAACAGAAATATCTATTTTGATCAATTGTCAAAGTCTGATCATTTGGTGTGTCATCACAACACAGGGATCGGAACGGGCGGTCGCCCACTCGCCaatgcgagttggaaagggtacgggcgACTAGTGACAACATGTACTCGACCGAGTGGGCGACTGGCTTGCTACGCTATATGTATAtatatcaaactactcactgcctcaatggtttctatcaacgattctcgcccattttaagcagaacttggtctattttaccgttttttacaataatttcaatagattttgagagacatttgtcaagttggcatagacgcaggcgccgccatattgtttacgtgcgcagtatacaccgctacatgcagcatggctgcgcgaagtttcgtttcttcccgttcattttcgttgctgcccgtgaagacaaatgtaatttGAACCGCTATTGATCAGATAGATTAGACCCCTgcgaagtttaaaagtccttggcttgacatttctgacagctatcaaaacaaacggatatcACTCAACAAGTATGATGAGGCAGAGCagcctgcaggtgatgagagggagtatgtggcaggagatgtagagccccaggagagacagaatgaggaggtggaagatgaagatgacgaggaggcgcagcatgatgtggtgtatgacctgatagatgatgatgatctggatgagggtttcgaagattgtgatgataatgagatgacttttttgtaaaggctttaccccgtttaaaacaaaacaataaacaaacaacaaagaaaaaaactcatatatatacactaaccctgattaacctgtataccctgtatgcccccacattttgtatgctgctgaatctgtccttttttcagtagctttgtataaacaataaccgctaaatgtaatgcaatgttatgtaaggtgatcgcctaggtattctcattgtgaaaagtaagtcacatgtacatggactggcagttaatgttgtatttgttcctttctatttgttttttgtctgttcatattctttttgggggagtaaagtcagtttaaaaatgccgttaaatgcataggcctataggccaagtttaatgaccttgaggttatcagaggtcatatgtcgttttacaaatgaaaaatgaattcagcacccaaacatttaacaaacaaggccatttgctaacttcattaatcattttagtacatttcattcctgagaaagctgagaaactgggttcagctgagacattTACAGGCCCAaaattcaatgacctctagaggtcaacagaggtcagatagagctcggcatattgcagatttgaattcggcacacccaaattgacaaaataagactgtttgccgactttgtctcaaaaatgcctttaactccttaaataagcacttttttgaattttggtactaaTTTATATGCACCATTACCTCCATGTGTGCTCTTTGAAGGCAGGCCAATGGTCAATGGTTCCCTCGAGTATGACCGGCATTTTGGGCTCCAGAAATTCTGATCGGAAACTTTCGAGAGCTGGGCATCGAACCCTCTGTACTGACAGCGCAGGGTTGATTATGGGCTTCAGGATACACTCTTTCCTCAGTTTCTATTGATAGAGAAAATCAGAGGGGAGCATATAGCTTTGTCTGAAGACTGTTATTCCAGTAAATGTGACACCAGTGAAAGATCATCATCATGAAAACCTGGATATCAAACCTCCATGAACCATAATCTAAAATGATTACCTTTGGACAGGGTTGCTCATGGTCCTCTTCTTTGCTAGGAACCTTCACTTTATTTTTCAGAACCACTATGAGTCTGTGCAAAACATTCTCCATGATGGAGGCACCCATAAGCAAACCCATATCACATGTCTTTATGGCATCCTGAAGCTTGTCTTGTGATGTTTCTCCATGACACGTTCCTACAGCTTTAAACAAGCAGCCATATGAGTAAACACGTCTCCACTCCTTGTCCACATCTCGCCATGTCCCTGTGTTGAGTTTCTCCCAGGAGTAATCAATAATAACCTGGGCTTTTTCAATACAGGAAGGGATCAATGAGCTGTACAGCTCCTTCCTGCTGAGCTCCAACATGACCAGCACACTTGGTTCAACCACTTCACCAAACACAAGGGGGAACTCAGTTTCAGTCGCAGGCAACACAGCCATCACATCTCTCCACACCTGAGCCATGACTCCTGCTGCAGGGTTTTAAACTTCAGCACAAATTAAAGGACACGTGTCTCTTCATGGCTGCCATTTTAAGCTCCATGGTCTTTATAAATTACGCACATACTCtaaaaacaaacatttataaaGACATGACACCCGCTAAACCTTCGAACAAGCATATTTTAAACCTCTTCAGACtcctaaaataatttttaaatatatttttaaaactaATTTGCAGCATACGCTCCAGAATAGAGCTATTGCGCCACATCAAACCCGGTCCGTACAGAAACCTCGCCTGTTCACACTGCGTTCCGActgctcttttcttttcttttcttttctccccGCTAAAAACAGATTCTGTGAAACAATTCATCATTACGTTTTCTGTTTTCACTTGGCTCAGAAAGATATAGGCCTATTTTAGAGAGATTATTGCTATATCAGTCATGACTTCCGAGTTAAACTAATATATATTGCCACTGTACTAGACCCCATTCCCATCAGCCATCAGACCATGAAGTTGAAGGAAAAGGATCTCGATTTATCTTTTCCTTCCTTCAACACGAGAACACGGTCATTTACCTTCTAGATGACCTGTGAATTCTAATTAAAGGCTTTCTGAGGCATCCAGGAAACAGTCTCGAGGATATGAAATGAGTTTCCTACTCTGCAGGGTTGAAATAAATACCCAATGACATTTATAGGTTAATCAGATTGATAGAGTGCCATATGGAGACCTAATAATTTCAAGATACTACT
Proteins encoded in this region:
- the kdm8 gene encoding lysine-specific demethylase 8, yielding MAQVWRDVMAVLPATETEFPLVFGEVVEPSVLVMLELSRKELYSSLIPSCIEKAQVIIDYSWEKLNTGTWRDVDKEWRRVYSYGCLFKAVGTCHGETSQDKLQDAIKTCDMGLLMGASIMENVLHRLIVVLKNKVKVPSKEEDHEQPCPKKLRKECILKPIINPALSVQRVRCPALESFRSEFLEPKMPVILEGTIDHWPAFKEHTWSVEYLRVVAGCRTVPVELGSRYTDEEWSQQLLTVNEFIDRYILSQGEAPTGYLAQHQLFDQVPELKEDIRIPDYCCLGEGDEDNITINAWFGPGGTISPLHQDPEQNFLAQVVGRKYIRLYRPEEKENLYPHQSELLHNTSQVDVENPDVVQFPDFFKASYQECVLEPGEVLFIPKQHWHYVRSLELSFSVSFWWS